Sequence from the Pseudophaeobacter arcticus DSM 23566 genome:
CAAAGCGCTTGAGGACTCCCATGTGGCGGATTTCCTTGAAAAACTTCCCGATGGGCTGGAAACTCTTGTGGGGCCGCGTGGCTCAGCGCTCTCTGGCGGGCAACGCCAGCGGGTGGTGATTGCCCGCGCCCTGTTGCGTGACACGCCCGTGCTGTTGCTGGACGAAGCCACCTCGGCGCTGGATGCGCAGTCTGAAAAGGTGGTGCAACAGGCGCTGGACAGCCTGGCCGGCGGGCGCACCACCCTGGTGATCGCCCATCGCCTGTCCACCGTGCGCAACGCCGACAAGATCATCGTGATGGAGCGTGGTCAGGTTGCCGATCAGGGCACCCACCAGGAGCTGATTGAACGCGGCGGTATCTATGCCGATCTCTACCGGTTGCAGTTTCAGGATGGCAAAACCCTGCTCGACCCCAAAGGCATTGCCGCGCAGCTTCCCACGGCGCAGGCGCAGGTGCAAACTGCGCAATCCGGCTGGTTCCGGCGTCTGCTGACGCGGATCATGAGCTAACCCCCCCTCTTCCCGGAGAGGCACAACAGTAAGCAGCGGCTATTTTTGATAGCCGCGCGCCAGTTTGTCGGGATCCGCCCCCAGGAAATAGCGCAACAGGGTCCAGAGATTGCCCGCGCCGCGCCGCAGCCAGCCTTCGCGTTGATAGCGCGCGGCGCTGGTCAGGGCGATAACCGGCAAAGCGGTCAGGCCCGTGAGGCGGCGCACCAGGGCCACATCCTCCATCAAGGGCTGATCGGGGTATTCTCCGGCCGACACATAGGCTGCGCGCGAAATCAGCAACCCCTGATCCCCATAGGGCAGCCCAAAGACCCGCGCCCTGACGTTCGCCCAGCCTGCAACCAGTGTTGGCCATGGCCCCTTGGCGCGAAATTTCAGCTGGAAATAGGCAGGCTGTCCTGGCTCTCCTTGGCCCGCCTGCAAATGCGCCGCCACCACTGCGGCCCAGCCCGGGGCCAGCTGCGTATCCGCATGCAGCACCAGCAACCACTCCCCACGGGCCGCAGCACAGCCCCGGCGCAGCTGGCCGCCGCGCGATGCAGTGCCGCTGACCAGCTCTGCCCCG
This genomic interval carries:
- a CDS encoding TIGR04283 family arsenosugar biosynthesis glycosyltransferase, coding for MPAPITVVIPTLNAAAELPGSLGALMEGLAEGLIREVVISDGGSSDATLQLAAEAGAELVSGTASRGGQLRRGCAAARGEWLLVLHADTQLAPGWAAVVAAHLQAGQGEPGQPAYFQLKFRAKGPWPTLVAGWANVRARVFGLPYGDQGLLISRAAYVSAGEYPDQPLMEDVALVRRLTGLTALPVIALTSAARYQREGWLRRGAGNLWTLLRYFLGADPDKLARGYQK